A stretch of Pontibacter akesuensis DNA encodes these proteins:
- a CDS encoding glycoside hydrolase family 9 protein has protein sequence MKRRIFLSAIVLLLAAFNYASSQDLKLNDLAYFETQGVNVLVYNNLFTGGFNDEKNAGIELIHHGVRTAQGGAVRLSNTPEQWDLVPNISNRKVDRAAKTIEATLRYEEYNFDSRVVVTAKGKGVEIAVYLDKPLPKVLEGAAGFNLEFLPSQYWNKAYLMDGRPNRFPRYVVGNTVTKPNSEKPKQFKGFVTSDDRGTGKYIDPLPLETGRTFLLAPDEPERLVKITSPDADLMLFDGRMLAQNGWFVVRSLLPAGKTGKVLTWTVEPNAIKGWKREPNIGFSQVGYLPSQPKVAVIELDKKDKPLSKSTIYKVGTDGKTTKVFSGKITSWGDYYKYHYVKFDFSSVKAPGIYYIQYGDIKTNNFLIENNVYDKITDATSDIWIPIHMNHMFVNEGYRVWHGEPFKEGYLQAPPNSDHFDLHAQGPTTDTKYKALELIPGLNVGGFFDAGDFDIETGSNINVVQNFVHTWEYFKPQRDQTFVSQKQRYVDLHRPDGTPDMLQFIEHGTLNLVAQAEIIGHMTQTLSNAVLDNYHHLGDAASSTDGLPYNPNLGPYEVAPDGQSSGVKDDLWAFTSRNPSLDLRAATMLAAASRALKGYNDDLSARALEQSKRLLKEATELLANQPEDTSRWSRAANVGTNLQLYIATGEQEYKDKFQELLWPALDRGVTFQLLTALNAIPHMDASYKEKLRPYVVKYNDYIKGLEKDNPYGVPIDLGNWAGSGAVTNFGTTVCFANKYFPDVISASHAFKATNYLFGAHPYHNYSLVATVGATRPKAVFYGNNRADFSFIPGNVAPGVLFRKPDHFENYDDWPFLWGQNEGTIAGNTSYLIFGSAFKNLVK, from the coding sequence ATGAAAAGACGAATCTTCTTATCAGCTATAGTGCTTCTACTGGCGGCATTCAACTATGCTTCAAGCCAGGATCTGAAACTCAATGATCTTGCGTATTTCGAAACGCAAGGCGTCAATGTCCTGGTATACAATAATCTTTTTACCGGAGGTTTTAACGATGAGAAGAACGCCGGCATAGAATTGATTCACCATGGCGTCCGAACAGCCCAAGGTGGTGCTGTGAGACTTTCCAATACTCCCGAGCAGTGGGATCTTGTTCCCAACATATCAAACCGAAAGGTAGACCGTGCGGCAAAGACCATTGAGGCTACGTTACGGTATGAGGAATATAATTTTGACTCGCGCGTGGTGGTCACGGCAAAGGGTAAAGGTGTGGAGATAGCCGTTTACCTGGACAAACCCCTTCCGAAGGTACTAGAAGGGGCCGCTGGATTTAATCTTGAGTTTCTACCCTCGCAGTATTGGAATAAGGCCTATTTGATGGATGGCCGCCCCAACCGTTTTCCACGTTATGTGGTAGGCAACACCGTAACGAAGCCCAACAGTGAAAAGCCAAAGCAGTTTAAGGGGTTTGTCACTTCAGACGACAGGGGGACCGGCAAATATATTGATCCGCTCCCGCTCGAAACCGGCCGTACCTTTCTTCTTGCACCCGATGAACCCGAACGTTTGGTGAAAATCACCTCGCCTGATGCCGATCTGATGCTTTTCGATGGCCGCATGCTGGCACAGAACGGCTGGTTTGTCGTTCGCAGTTTACTTCCGGCAGGAAAAACAGGCAAGGTGTTGACCTGGACCGTTGAACCAAACGCCATCAAGGGTTGGAAAAGAGAGCCAAACATCGGTTTCTCCCAAGTGGGTTACCTCCCTTCGCAACCGAAAGTTGCTGTCATTGAACTCGACAAGAAAGACAAACCGCTCTCCAAGTCAACCATCTACAAAGTAGGCACCGACGGCAAAACCACCAAAGTATTTAGCGGCAAAATCACATCCTGGGGTGACTATTATAAGTACCACTATGTGAAATTCGACTTTTCCTCAGTGAAAGCCCCCGGTATATACTATATCCAGTACGGCGATATTAAAACGAACAATTTTTTAATCGAAAATAACGTCTACGACAAGATCACCGATGCCACCAGCGACATATGGATCCCCATCCATATGAACCATATGTTCGTCAACGAGGGGTACCGGGTATGGCATGGCGAGCCCTTCAAAGAAGGTTATCTCCAGGCCCCCCCAAACAGCGACCATTTCGACCTGCATGCCCAGGGACCAACAACCGATACCAAGTACAAAGCACTCGAATTGATTCCCGGGTTGAACGTCGGTGGTTTTTTCGATGCCGGAGATTTTGATATCGAGACAGGATCGAATATCAACGTGGTGCAGAACTTCGTGCACACATGGGAATACTTCAAACCCCAACGCGACCAGACGTTTGTTAGCCAGAAGCAGCGTTATGTTGATCTTCACCGGCCCGATGGAACGCCGGACATGTTGCAGTTTATCGAGCACGGAACGCTGAACCTGGTAGCCCAGGCAGAGATTATCGGCCACATGACGCAAACGCTCTCCAACGCTGTGCTTGATAATTACCATCACCTTGGAGACGCAGCCTCCTCAACAGACGGTCTCCCTTATAATCCGAACCTGGGCCCCTACGAAGTAGCCCCCGACGGCCAGTCGAGTGGCGTGAAGGATGATCTGTGGGCATTTACAAGCCGCAATCCCAGCCTCGATCTCCGTGCAGCAACCATGCTGGCCGCAGCAAGCCGGGCGTTGAAGGGGTATAACGACGATCTTTCTGCAAGAGCGTTGGAACAGTCAAAAAGACTGCTGAAAGAGGCAACGGAGCTACTTGCCAACCAGCCGGAGGACACCTCAAGATGGAGCAGAGCAGCAAATGTGGGGACCAACCTTCAACTGTATATCGCCACCGGGGAACAAGAGTACAAGGATAAGTTTCAGGAGCTTTTATGGCCTGCACTTGACCGTGGCGTTACCTTCCAGCTTTTGACGGCACTTAACGCCATACCGCACATGGATGCATCCTACAAAGAGAAGCTCCGCCCGTATGTGGTAAAGTACAATGATTACATCAAGGGGCTTGAAAAGGATAACCCTTACGGAGTACCGATCGATCTAGGTAACTGGGCAGGTAGCGGAGCTGTTACGAATTTTGGAACCACCGTCTGTTTTGCCAACAAATATTTCCCTGATGTCATCAGCGCCAGCCATGCTTTCAAAGCCACTAACTATCTGTTTGGCGCCCATCCGTATCACAATTATTCGTTAGTGGCAACGGTGGGTGCCACTCGTCCCAAAGCGGTCTTTTACGGCAATAACAGGGCCGATTTCTCCTTTATTCCGGGCAATGTTGCTCCGGGTGTATTATTCAGAAAACCCGACCACTTTGAAAACTACGATGACTGGCCGTTTCTGTGGGGACAAAACGAGGGCACGATTGCCGGAAATACCAGCTATCTGATTTTTGGATCAGCCTTTAAGAATTTAGTAAAATAA